The genomic window TACTCTTTCTAATAAGGCTAATATCCAAAATCTTCTTTTATTTTATTGACTTTATCCAGCATATAATCTTTAGTCAGAAAAACAGCTTCGTCCAGAGAGAATCCGCTCTCGTATGCCTTAAGGGCCTTTCTGGGTTCACCTAATTGCTCGTAGCCAAAACCAAGAAAATAATAACCCAACATGCTTTGCGGATGTTCCTTGATAGCAAGCCTACCCAAAGGTTCCATATCCTCCCATAGTTCTTTTTTCTGGATTGCCGTAGCAATAGCCATAAAATCATTCATCCGTATTTGTCTTTTTACTCCATATAGTTCTTCGACCATATCGTATAAATCCGTAAGAAATTCATACGGTGAAGTTTCTAAGGGTAAAATCTCTTCCTGGTAGATTTTTTTGCTAATAGGACGGTATTTTGCAAAAATAAATTCAAAAGCCCTTGGAATTGCTCTTGCTACTAAGGTGTAATGTGAAGAACCTTCAAAATTATCAAACCCATAATTTAAAGTGGGATTTTCTATAGTTTGTAATTGTGTATCTAATTCTGTCAGTTGTTTATTAATAGCTCCGGTATCTTCTGTAGCTGTTGCCACATAGTACCAGATATCCTTATTAATACTGGTTAGCGCATTTGTAATACGTTCGTCCATGGTAGGTGCTAATTCAGGACTTAAATTAATATAGGCCTGAAAGATAGGGTCTTCTTTAAATAAAAAGTAGTTAATAAAATTACTGGTATAATCGTGTCCGATAATCATCCGCATTTGCGCTGTTCGATAAGAATCATTAATATAAGGCAGTAACTCCTGAGCTATAAATTCATAAAAATCAGCACCTTTACCTTCTGGTAAATAAGAAGCCTGATCGTACCTGCCATCTTCTTGTCGGGTTTTATTCTGTAAAACACCTACTACAATGGCCTCTGGCATATCTTCCCAATAAGAAAAATAATCCACATTACCAGCTACCGGTTCAAAAAGGTAATCTGCATCCAGCACTACAATAATCGGATACATTTTATCCTCGTTTTTTTCGTAGTTTCTAGGGAGTTGAATTTTTAGATCACGACTCTGGTCCATTTTTATAGACCTAAATGTTTCGTACTTTACTTGCGCCTGGGCAAAAGCAACAAAAGAAAGTACAAATACAAAAATATAATTTTTCATAAGTAGTAATATTTCAGTTAAATAGATAGCAATATATAAAATATTTTATTCGACTTTGTTTAAAATAGGCAGAAACAAGAAGGATAATGCACCTATTAATAAGGTTAGTGCCGTTTGTGCACTCCACAATATCCACCCGAAGGCCTTTCCGGCAGATTCTTCCACTCCATACAATAGTAATGCATATCCGATCGCCAAAGGATAAGCTCCGATGCCGCCATTAGTGGTGGAATAGGCCAGGGTGCCGGCTACAAAAGCTACCAGCATAGCACCTAGATGTAAATCTGCTGTAGCCGGAACCGTATAGCGAACTACATCAAACATAATGATATAGAGTGCCCAGATCAAAACACTGTAGGTGATAAACAGCACTTTTTTCTTCATTTTAAAAATACTTCGTATTCCTTCCAATAAGCCTTCGCCAAAAGAACGAATCTTCTGTACAAAAGTATTTGAAGAGTTTTTAAATACACGAAGCAGTAGGATTCCTATACCAATAATGGCTAGTAGAATAAATAAAGTTTGAACCGGACTGGTAAGGGTGTCACCCAAATATTCGTATAGTTTACCAGATTCTAATAATAAGGTGGAGATGACAACTACAATTAATAAAAGCAAATCCACTAAGCGTTCTGAAATAATGGTGCCAAAAGCCTTCTGAAACGGTATCTTCTCATAGGTGGTAGCGAGACCAGCCCGTAATACTTCTCCTGACCGTGGAATACCTAAATTAGAAAGATAACCTGCCATGATTGCCATAAAGCTGTTTGATAGTTTGATATTATAATCCAACGGATCTAATAAAAATTTCCAACGATAGGCACGTAATATATGTGATAATAAACCTAATAAAATGGATAGGATTACCCATATGGGATCTGCTTGAGAAATATAACGTAGGGTCGTCTGACGCTCTTCGGGTGTAGCCGAGTAGATAGAATACCAAATTAAAAAAACTCCCAACAAGATTGGGAGTATGATTTTAAGTGTCTTTTTAAAGTGCGGGTGCAAGCTTTTAATTTAGTAAATTATTTTCTTCATTCGGAAATAAAAGTGCCGGTCTGAATTTCTTTGCTTCTTCCAGTTCCATCATTGCATAGGTAATAAGAATAAGTACATCCCCTTTAGCTACTTTTCGGGCAGCTGCTCCGTTTAAAGTAATCTCTCCACTTTTTCTCGGTCCGGGTATTGCATAGGTTTCAAGGCGCTCACCATTGTTATTGTTTACAATTTGAACTTTTTCTCCTTCGATTATATTTGCCGCATCCATTAAATCTTCATCAATGGTAATACTACCAATATAATTAAGTTCAGCTCCGGTAACCTTTACCCGGTGAATTTTAGATTTAACTACATGTACATACATATCAACAAAGTTACAATATTTAATTAAGGGCCATATTATCAATAAGTCGAACTTCTCCGGCATAAGCGGCAATAAATGCCCTATACTTTTTATTTTCGGCTATATGAGATACAGGTTGCAAAGTTTCTGTGTCACATAGCTGAAAATACTCTAATGACAGATATTGATTTTTTTCAAATTGTTTTTGTACCCATTCTGATATTTCTAATGCACTTTTTATGCCAAATTTTGCTTTAACTTCTATGAGTACTTGATAGATAAAAGCTGCTTCTTTTTTTTGTACCGGGGTCAGCCTGCTGTTTCTCGAACTATATGCCAATCCGGAAGCCTCTCTGTAAATAGGGCAACCGATAATAGTAACCGAAAGATTTTTAAGTGCTACCAGCTTTTTGATAATAATCAGTTGTTGAAAGTCCTTTTCTCCGAAATAAGCCTTGTCCGGTAGTATTAATTTAAAAAAGAGTTGCAATACGGTAGCTACGCCCTCAAAATGTCCGGGACGGAAACGCCCTTCCATCTGCGTCGCCAGGTTACCAAAATCATATTTAAAAGAGGTTACCTTATCCTGATAAAGTTCTTTGCTATCCGGTGCAAATACTATAATGTCCTTATCTAATGTAGCTAATAATTCCATGTCAGTAGTCAATGTTCTAGGGTAGTTTTGTAAATCGTCCGGATTATTAAATTGAGTAGGATTTACAAAAATACTCACAATGGTGTAATCATTTTCGGCTAATGATTTTTTAATAAGACTAAGATGACCCACATGTAGAGCTCCCATAGTAGGTACAAAACCTATGGTTTTACCTTTTTCTTTGACATCTGCAACAACAACTTCTATCTCCTGTCTTTTCTGACATAAATTCATAAGAGAATTTTTAGCGGCGAGCAAAAATAAGATATTACTATGAGACTGCATAAATTTTCGTAATTTTGCAAAAATTTATTCTTAAGGGAAGAAAAAGTATTGATTTTATGAAAGATAAGAGGATATTGTATGTATCATCAGAAGTAATACCTTATTTACCGGAAACGGAAATTTCTTCAATGTCGTTTGAAGCGCCGCGTATGGTGAATAGTAAGGGAGGACAAATTCGGATATTTATGCCACGTTATGGTAATATTAATGAGCGAAGGCATCAATTACACGAAGTGATACGACTTTCCGGAATGAATTTGGTTATCAATGATCTGGATATGCCACTAATTATTAAAGTGGCATCTATCCCAAAGGAGCGAATGCAGGTATACTTTATTGATAACGAGGATTACTTTAAAAGAAAAGCTACACTTACGGACGAAGAAGGAAATTTATTTCCGGATAACGATGAAAGAGCTATATTTTTTGCAAAAGGGGTTATTGAAACCGTTAAAAAACTGAACTGGTCTCCGGATGTTATTCATGTACATGGATGGTTGGCAGGGTTATTGCCTCTATATCTACGAAACTATTATGCAAATGAACCATTATTTAATCATAGTAAAATTGTAACTTCTGTGTATAACACTGGATTTGAGGGTGCGTTGGACAACAAAATGATGGAAAAGGTAAAATTTGACGGAATTGAAGATGATTTAATCTCAAATTTAAAGGAGCCTACTTATAGCAATTTAATGAAAGTTGCTATCGACAATTCTGATGCAACTATTATTGCATCTCCTGAAATTCCTAAAGAATTAAGTAGTTACTTAAGTACGGTCTCACAACCCGTATTAGAGTATAAAGGAATGGACGAATTTGCCTCTGCATACGAAGCTTTCTACCAGACAGAAGTATTGGTTTAAATTAAAACAATAAATGAAGCATAACACAATAAGGGTTTTTATTGGAGTGGTAACGTTATTTTCGTTACTAATTATTTCCTGTGATGAAGATTTCAATTCGGTGGGGAGTGAAGTAATTAATGGTATTGGTTTTGAAAACAGGACATATATTAGTAAACCCCTTGCTTATACTATTGATGTAGGTGAAGTACAAACAAACGGGTTGCCTTATTATTCGTTAGGAACTTATAATGATCCTACCTATGGAGCATTGGAGTATGATTTTTTAGGACAGGTGGCGCTTCCTCTTTCTACAGATCCAAATTCTACACTACCCCTTACTTTTGACTTTGATAACGTTAAAACTTTTGATAGTGTAGTACTATACCTTCCTTATTTCAGTAGGGTTACTGAACCGGCAAATACTGCTGAAAATAGTCCGGCTGAATATGATTTGACTATAGGATACGGAGATAATACTGCTGTTTTTGGGTTAAACATTTATCGATCTAATTATTTCTTAAGTAATTTTGACCCGCAACAGAATGAGAATGGTCAGATAGGAGACAGACGTGCTTATTTTTCAAATGATCTAATAGAATTTGAAAGTAGTTTAAAGTTTGAACCCATTTCTACATTTGAAGTAATAGTAAATAGAGAAGATTCAACCAGACAGTTTAAAGAAAAAAATGACTTTTTAGTGTCTACAGAAGCAATTGCTAATTTATTGCCAGATGATAATGATGAGGACTTACTTCCAAGCCTCACCTTTTTAACCCCGGGTTTATATGTACATCTGGATACTTTAAAGTTTAATGAATTTTTTCTAAAAGAAGATGTTAATTTTCCAAGTCCTAATAACCGAAATAATTTTCTAAATTTCTTTAGAGGACTGTATGTAGATTTTGAAAAGAAAAGTGATAATAAAGATGTTCTTTTTGCAATTAATACTAGTAACGCGAGTCTTAACTTTTATTTTACGGAAGTATTTAAAAGAGAGTCTAAAGATTCGATAGGTGCTCCAAAAACAATATCATTACGTTTCAACGGTAATAATATAAATGGTATACAAGAAAAACCAAGCTTTACTATTCCTGATGCTAACGTGGTAGATGGAGATGCTAATTTATTTTTAAAGGGGGGCAAAGGTTCTTATGCAACAATTGAATTATTATCTGATAGGATTATTGTAGATGAAAATGAAAATGCAGTTTTGGATGAAAATGGAAATTTTCAAATTACCACTGAGAATCTAGCTAACTCCATTCCGGAAATAGAATTTTTACAAAGTCAAAATTGGATCATTAATGATGCTAAGTTACGCTTTTATGTAAATCAGGATGCTTTAAGAGGGCAGGATACATTACTAGAGCCAGAAAGGATTTTTATTTTTGATCTGGAAACAGGGGCTCGACTAACTGATTTCTGTAATGATATAGCCCTACAGTTTCCTAATGTCGAAAATCATCTACCACCTTTAGAAAGAGACAACAATGGTAATGGTGTCTTCTATGATGTTAATCTTACTAATTATTTAAATAACGTACTACTGGGGAATGAGAACCTAAGCACATTAGGTATTGCCGTTTCGCAAGATGTATCTAGAGAAAGTATTAATGATGTTGACCGTGGTATCGTATGTGGACCTTTAACTCCCCGAGAGGTTAAAAACAGTGAACGAATTATTACTGCTACTTCAGTAATCTCTCCGGAAGGAACTATTTTATACGGAAATACACAAGAAGTACCAGAAGATAAACGTTTAGAATTGATTATCTCTTATTCGCAGTCAATCAGGGAATAAAAAAACAACTACAAGCAACTAACTAAAATCAAGACATATGTGTGGAATCGTTGGATATATAGGACACCGAGATGCTTATCCTATTGTATTGAAGGGTTTAAAAAGATTAGAATATCGCGGATATGATTCCGCAGGAATCGCTTTATACGATGGAGAGAATATTAAACTTTCTAAAACAAAGGGGAAGGTTGCTGATCTTGAGAGTAAGTTAGAAAATGAAATTGATACAAAAGGTACAATAGGTATTGGGCATACACGTTGGGCAACTCATGGTGTGCCTAATAATGTAAATTCTCACCCGCATTATTCAAACTCCGGGAACCTGGTCATAATTCACAACGGAATTATAGAAAATTATGATTCCTTACGAAAAGAACTAACTAATCGGGGATATACTTTT from Aquimarina sp. ERC-38 includes these protein-coding regions:
- a CDS encoding alpha/beta hydrolase, which translates into the protein MKNYIFVFVLSFVAFAQAQVKYETFRSIKMDQSRDLKIQLPRNYEKNEDKMYPIIVVLDADYLFEPVAGNVDYFSYWEDMPEAIVVGVLQNKTRQEDGRYDQASYLPEGKGADFYEFIAQELLPYINDSYRTAQMRMIIGHDYTSNFINYFLFKEDPIFQAYINLSPELAPTMDERITNALTSINKDIWYYVATATEDTGAINKQLTELDTQLQTIENPTLNYGFDNFEGSSHYTLVARAIPRAFEFIFAKYRPISKKIYQEEILPLETSPYEFLTDLYDMVEELYGVKRQIRMNDFMAIATAIQKKELWEDMEPLGRLAIKEHPQSMLGYYFLGFGYEQLGEPRKALKAYESGFSLDEAVFLTKDYMLDKVNKIKEDFGY
- a CDS encoding lysylphosphatidylglycerol synthase transmembrane domain-containing protein, whose translation is MLGVFLIWYSIYSATPEERQTTLRYISQADPIWVILSILLGLLSHILRAYRWKFLLDPLDYNIKLSNSFMAIMAGYLSNLGIPRSGEVLRAGLATTYEKIPFQKAFGTIISERLVDLLLLIVVVISTLLLESGKLYEYLGDTLTSPVQTLFILLAIIGIGILLLRVFKNSSNTFVQKIRSFGEGLLEGIRSIFKMKKKVLFITYSVLIWALYIIMFDVVRYTVPATADLHLGAMLVAFVAGTLAYSTTNGGIGAYPLAIGYALLLYGVEESAGKAFGWILWSAQTALTLLIGALSFLFLPILNKVE
- the panD gene encoding aspartate 1-decarboxylase, translated to MYVHVVKSKIHRVKVTGAELNYIGSITIDEDLMDAANIIEGEKVQIVNNNNGERLETYAIPGPRKSGEITLNGAAARKVAKGDVLILITYAMMELEEAKKFRPALLFPNEENNLLN
- the panC gene encoding pantoate--beta-alanine ligase; the protein is MNLCQKRQEIEVVVADVKEKGKTIGFVPTMGALHVGHLSLIKKSLAENDYTIVSIFVNPTQFNNPDDLQNYPRTLTTDMELLATLDKDIIVFAPDSKELYQDKVTSFKYDFGNLATQMEGRFRPGHFEGVATVLQLFFKLILPDKAYFGEKDFQQLIIIKKLVALKNLSVTIIGCPIYREASGLAYSSRNSRLTPVQKKEAAFIYQVLIEVKAKFGIKSALEISEWVQKQFEKNQYLSLEYFQLCDTETLQPVSHIAENKKYRAFIAAYAGEVRLIDNMALN
- a CDS encoding glycogen/starch synthase, with amino-acid sequence MKDKRILYVSSEVIPYLPETEISSMSFEAPRMVNSKGGQIRIFMPRYGNINERRHQLHEVIRLSGMNLVINDLDMPLIIKVASIPKERMQVYFIDNEDYFKRKATLTDEEGNLFPDNDERAIFFAKGVIETVKKLNWSPDVIHVHGWLAGLLPLYLRNYYANEPLFNHSKIVTSVYNTGFEGALDNKMMEKVKFDGIEDDLISNLKEPTYSNLMKVAIDNSDATIIASPEIPKELSSYLSTVSQPVLEYKGMDEFASAYEAFYQTEVLV
- a CDS encoding DUF4270 family protein → MKHNTIRVFIGVVTLFSLLIISCDEDFNSVGSEVINGIGFENRTYISKPLAYTIDVGEVQTNGLPYYSLGTYNDPTYGALEYDFLGQVALPLSTDPNSTLPLTFDFDNVKTFDSVVLYLPYFSRVTEPANTAENSPAEYDLTIGYGDNTAVFGLNIYRSNYFLSNFDPQQNENGQIGDRRAYFSNDLIEFESSLKFEPISTFEVIVNREDSTRQFKEKNDFLVSTEAIANLLPDDNDEDLLPSLTFLTPGLYVHLDTLKFNEFFLKEDVNFPSPNNRNNFLNFFRGLYVDFEKKSDNKDVLFAINTSNASLNFYFTEVFKRESKDSIGAPKTISLRFNGNNINGIQEKPSFTIPDANVVDGDANLFLKGGKGSYATIELLSDRIIVDENENAVLDENGNFQITTENLANSIPEIEFLQSQNWIINDAKLRFYVNQDALRGQDTLLEPERIFIFDLETGARLTDFCNDIALQFPNVENHLPPLERDNNGNGVFYDVNLTNYLNNVLLGNENLSTLGIAVSQDVSRESINDVDRGIVCGPLTPREVKNSERIITATSVISPEGTILYGNTQEVPEDKRLELIISYSQSIRE